Genomic segment of uncultured Desulfobacter sp.:
TCGCCCGGGTCATATAATAAATGCCCAATACAATATCCTGGGTAGGAACAATAATAGGCTGCCCGTTTGCGGGAGACAAGATATTGTTGGTGGAGAGCATCATCACCCGAGCCTCAAGCTGGGATTCCAGGGAGAGTGGCACATGAACGGCCATCTGGTCTCCGTCAAAGTCAGCGTTGAATGCCGGACACACCAAGGGATGAAGCTGAATGGCCTTGCCCTCAATCAATACCGGTTCAAACGCCTGGAAGCCGAGACGATGCAGGGTGGGTGCACGGTTAAGCATTACCGGGTATTCCTTGACAACCGCTTCAAGGGCATCCCACACTTCCGTTTCTTCGCGTTCCACCATTTTCTTGGCACTTTTGACCGTAGAGACCAGGCTTTTTTGCTCAAGGTAATTGTAAATAAACGGTTTAAACAACTCCAACGCCATTTTCTTAGGAATACCGCACTGATGAAGCCGTAGTTCAGATCCCACGGTAATAACGGTACGACCTGAGTAATCCACACGTTTACCCAAAAGGTTCTGGCGGAAACGACCTTGTTTGCCTTTTAGCGTGTCAGACAGTGATTTTAACGGGCGTTTATTGGTACCTGTGACCACCCGGCCATGGCGGCCATTGTCAAAAAGTACGTCCACCGCTTCCTGAAGCATACGCTTTTCGTTGCGAACAATAATATCAGGGGCATTGAGATCAACCAGCCGTTTAAGACGGTTATTGCGGTTGAGCACCCGACGATACAGATCATTCAGATCCGAGGTGGCAAACCGTCCGCCTTCCAGGGGAACCAGAGGACGCAGATCCGGCGGCAAAATTGGACAGGCCGTGAGAATCATCCGTGAAGGCTCTATACCGGAGGACAAAAACGCATCAATTACCTTCATTCGCTTGGCCATTTTTTGCTGTTTTGCCATGGATTTAGTCAGACCGATCTCTTCGGTCAGCTCATCGTGAACAGCCTGAAGATCGATCTCATTGAGCAGCGTTAAAATAGCCTCTGCACCAAGTCCTGCAACAAAGCCCTCCTCTCCGAATGTTTCAATGGCCTCGTAATACTGGTCATCGGAGAGCAGTTGCATTTTTTTAAGCCCCGTATCCTTGGGGTCAATAACGATGAAGGAATCAAAGTAAAGAACCTTCTCCAGATTCTTCAACGTCATATCCAGCACATTGCCTATCTTTGAAGGCAGACTTTTCAAAAACCAGATATGAGAAACAGGCGCGGCAAGTTCAATGTGCGCCATACGATCGCGCCTGACTTTGGATTGAATAACCTCAACCCCACATTTCTCACAGACCACGCCCCGGTGTTTCATGCGTTTATACTTACCGCAATTACACTCATAGTCCTTGGTCGGTCCAAATACCTTGGCGCAGAAAAGACCGTCACGTTCGGGCTTAAAAGTCCTATAGTTAATGGTTTCTGGTTTTTTTATTTCACCGTAGGACCATTCCCGAATCTGATCGGATGATGCAAGGCTGATCTGAACGCCCTGGTAACTTTGAGGATCCTTGGGTTTTGCGAAGAAATCATAAATATTATCCAATGTCTTCTCCTTATTTGCTACCTTCTATAAGATTCATATCCAGCCCCAGAGCATTAAGCTCTTTAATCAGAACCCTGAAAGATTCAGGCATTCCGGGTTCCAGGACATTCTGGCCCTTAACAATTTTTTCATACATACGGGTCCGGCCGGTCATATCATCGGACTTCACCGTAAGAAATTCCTGAAGCGCATGGGCTGCACCGTATGCTTCCATGGCCCAGACCTCCATCTCCCCAAGACGCTGGCCACCAAACTGGGCCTTACCGCCGAGGGGCTGCTGGGTAACAAGCGAATAAGGCCCAATGGACCGCGCATGCAACTTGTCATCAACCAGATGGTGAAGTTTAAGCATATACATGGTTCCCACAGTAACCGGCTTATCAAAGGGTCTTCCGGTACGACCGTCGTAGAGTATGGACTGGCCTGACGGATCACTTCCAGACATGCTGATCAACTCCTTGATCTCTTCCTCTGTGGCACCGTCAAATACCGGGGTGGCAGTATGAACACCGTTTTTATAGCGGGAGATAAATTCCAAGAATTTTTCATCATCCATGTCATCAATATCCCGGACAATGGCATCATCCACCAGTCCTTCTTTTTGTTTGCGGGTCAGGGAGAATACCTGCTTGGCTTTATCTCGCAACGCATCCATCCGCTTTTCTTCGAGCATCTCATCGATCTGCTGACCCAGGGCATAGGCGGCCCGCCCAAGATGAATTTCAAGAATCTGCCCCACATTCATACGGGACGGTACACCCAGGGGGTTAAGCACCATGTCAACAGGTCGACCATCTGCAAAATAAGGCAGGTCCTCCACACGAAGGATTCGTGAAACAACACCCTTATTCCCGTGACGACCGGCCATTTTATCACCCACCGAAAGCACACGCAACATGGCCACAGAAATCTTAATGAGCTTGAGCACTCCGGGAGGAAGGTCGTCGCCCTTTTCAAACCTGGAAACCTGGCGGTTGAAATGCTCCCGGGCCTTTTTTATCTGGTCCTGGGCCTGTTCAAGAACAACCTGAACTTTTTCGGTTAATACGGCGTCTTCAACCGTGACATTTACGAGCACGGACACTGGAACCTTTACAAAAACCCCAGGCGCCACTTTTGTTCCGGCCTTAACCAGAACTTTGCCGTTTCGTTCCAGATCACTGTACAGCGTGTGACCCTCAAGAACGGATTCAACTTTCTCCCGACCGACATCGGAAATAATTTTTATCTCATCATCGCGGTCTTTTTCAAAACGTTCGATCTCTTCATCTTCGATCTGACGCGTTCTGTCATCCTTGGGAAGGCCCCTGCGGGAAAACACTTTGGCATCTATGACCTTTCCATGAACGCCCGGCGGCACACAAAGGGAAGTATCTTTTACATCCCCTGCTTTTTCACCAAAAATGGCGCGCAGCAACTTTTCCTCGGGAGAAAGCTGGGTTTCGCCCTTAGGCGTAATTTTACCCACCAGAATATCTCCGGGTTTGACCTCGGCCCCAAGACGGATAATACCGCTGTCATCCAGATTCTTCAGCGCATCTTCACCCACATTGGGAATATCCCTGGTAATCTCTTCTTTACCAAGTTTAGTGTCCCTGGCCAGCACCTCAAATTCTTCAACATGGACAGAGGTGTAGACACCATCTTTGACCAGGCGTTCGGATACCAGAATGGAATCCTCATAGTTATACCCATCCCAGGGCATAAAGGCCACGGTCACATTCTTGCCAAGGGCCAATTCCCCCAGTTCCGTTGACGGGCCATCGGCGATAACCTGCCCTTTTTTAACCCGCTCACCTTTTTGCATAATGGGTCTGTGGTTAAAACAGGTATTCTGGTTGGAACGAACAAATTTGGTACAGTTATATATGGAGACGGCTTTATTGAATTTGGGATCATCCGAGTCGTCATTTTTGACGACAATTCGTTTTGAATCCACATCAACCACCACGCCATCGCATTCGGCAACAATGGTAACTCCGGAATCTCTGGCCACAACCGCTTCCATGCCGGTGCCCACCAAAGGCGATTCACTGCGAATCAAAGGCACGGCCTGGCGCTGCATGTTGGATCCCATGAGTGCCCTGTTGGCGTCATCATTCTCAAGGAAAGGGATCAAGGATGCGGATACGGATACCAACTGGTTTGGCGACACGTCCATGAACTTGATTTCTTCAGGCGCCACCATCTCAAATTCCCCGGCCACCCGTGCAGATACCGTGGCATTGACAAAATTGCCTTCTGCATCCAAAACGGCATTGGCCTGGGCAATGGGATGTTCTTTTTCTTCAAACGCACTTAGATGCTGAATAGTTTTACTTGCATTACCGTCGGTTACTACCCTGAAAGGCGTTTCAATGAATCCAAAATCATTAACCCGGGCATAGGTACACAAAGAAACGATCAAACCGATGTTCGGTCCTTCAGGCGTCTCAATGGGGCAGATACGGCCATAATGGGACGGATGAACGTCACGCACTTCAAAACCTGCACGCTCACGGGTCAGACCGCCTGGTCCCAGCGCGGAAAGACGACGTTTGTGTGTGGTTTCAGACAAGGGGTTGGTCTGGTCCATAAACTGGGACAACTGTGATGTACCAAAAAATTCACGAACCACCGCAGAAACGGGCTTTGGATTAATGAGGTCGTGGGGCATCATGGCATCCACTTCCTGCATACTCATTTTTTCTTTAATCGCCCGCTCCATGCGGACAAGCCCAATGCGATAGTGGTTTTCCAACAACTCACCCACAGCTCTGACCCGCCGGTTTCCAAGGTGATCGATATCATCCACCTGACCCTGGGTATCCTTGAGCTCAATCAAAGTAGCTGCGGTGAGCAGTACGTCCTCTTTTCTCAGGGTTTTTACATCAATTTTCGTATTCACCCCAAGGCGGTGGTTCATTTTCAGCCGCCCCACCTTTGACAGGTCGTAATAAGCCTGGCGAAAAAACAGATGATCTATAAAATCCTGTGCAACCTCAATAGTAGCAGGATTGCCCGGACGAAGCCTGCGATAAATGTCCATTAAGGCTTCTTCTTTGGATTCAATCTTGTCAGACACCAGGGTTTTACGCATGCAATTTGAACTGCGGGGGTCTACATAGAGAATCTCAAAAGAATCAATACCTTTTTCCTCTAGTAACTCAAAGGTATCCGCTGCAATGGCCTGGCCGGCCTTAAACAAGGGCTCCGGGTCATCACTTTTCAGAAAAAAATTACTGGCGAATGATTTGCCGATTAGTTCCTCTTCAGAAATGGGAATAAAATCTAATTTTTCATCGGCAAGTTGTTTCAAGGCACGCTTGGTAAAAATTCGACCGGCCTTAACCACAACCTCCCCGGTTTCGGGAGATGTGATATCATAGCCAGCCCGCTGGCGGACCAAATTGTCAGGAATAAATTCCCGGAAGTAAGAACCGTTCTTACGTAGAATTTTTTCTTTGGTATAGAAAAAATCCAGAATATCTTCCCCGGTGTATCCGAATGCTTTAAAAAGGATGGAAACGGGAAATTTACGCCGCCGGTCAATACGAATATATACTATATCCTTGGCGTCAATTTCCATATCGATCCAGGACCCGCGCACTGGGATAATTCGGGCATTATAAATGATCTTACCAGAGGAATAATTTTTCCCCTTGTCATGATCAAAAAACACACCTGACGACCGATGGAGCTGGGAGACAACGGCACGTTCAGTTCCATTGATGATAAAGGTTCCCCTGGGTGTCATCAGAGGAATTGTGCCAAAATATATTTCCTGCTCTTTTATATCCCGGATCGTTGACACACCGGTATCTTTGTCATGGTCATAGACGACAAGCCGAACCCTGATATTAACCGGGATGTCATAGGTCATCCCGCGACTGATACACTCCTGCATAGAGTGCTTGGTCTCCCCAAAGGAGTAGGAGACATATTCAAGGGAAGACGTATCGGTAAAATCCTTGATGGGAAATACGGATTTAAAAACCGAATGAAGCCCCTTCTCCTCTCTATCCTGGGGTGAAACATCCCTTTGAAGAAATCCTTCAAAGGATTCTCTTTGCATCCCGATGAGATCCGGGATGTCTATTATTTTGCGTTTACCGCCAAACTCTTTTCTAACACGCTTGTTCGTCAAAAGACTTCCGGCCATGATATCTCCCGATGTGAGTTTTTCCAACTGTAAAAGCGGAGGCACGACCCATTGGCCTTGCCCCCGCGTATAGTTTATGCACAAACTATTTGTGCTTATAAGCTATGCTAAACTACTTTACAGACACCTGAGCACCGGCACCTTCGAGCTGTTCTTTAATTTTGTCTGCCTCATCTTTGGCAATACCTTCTTTCACAGCTTTGGGGGCTTCTTCAACAAGTGCCTTGGCTTCTTTCAATCCAAGACCGGTGATTGCACGAACTTCTTTAATTACATTAATTTTCTTGTCACCGGCAGCTTCAAGGATAACGTCAAATTCTGTTTTCTCTTCTGCGGCAGCGCCACCGGCATCACCACCAGCAGGCATCGCACCGGCAGCAAAGGCAACAGGTGCGGCTGCAGACACACCAAATTTGTCTTCAAGTTCCTTAATCAGTTCGGAAAGCTCCAGAACGCTCATATTTGAAATAAATTCAATTACATCATCTTTTGTAATATCAGCCATTTTAATCTCCTGAAAATACGAATATCTTAAATCGTACTTATAATTCTAAAGTTTTGGTTTTTTAAATTACGCTGCATCTTTTTGATCTTTAACAGCATTAAGCACATTGAGAAAAGACCTGGGAACACCGGCCAGCACGTTGACGAAATTCGTGGGAACGGCGTTGAGAGTACAAACAAACTTGCCCAAAAGCTCTTCTTTGGACGGCATTTTGGCAAGCTGTGTTACATCTTCTTCGCTTAGAAATTTTCCACCAAGGGATGCACCCTTGAGCTGTAATTTCTCATTGGTTTTCAGAAATTCGGATACGATCTTGGCAGGCGCCACAGGATCATCCTTAGACATGATGATCGCATTCGGTCCTTTAAAAAGATCAACCAACACCTCTGAGCCGGTCCCTTTCGCGGCCAGCCTCATCAAGGTATTTTTAACAACTGCCATTTGAGCACCGGCTTCCCGAAGCTGTGCGCGAAGTTCGGTTACTTGGGAAACAGTGAGCCCCTTGTAATCAACCAAAATAGAAATCTCAGCTTCGCCGAGATCGCGTGCAAGCTTTTCGACCAGTTCTTTTTTCTGGGAAATATTCAGCATTTTTTACACCTCCTTCCATAAATAAATTAGCGTCGAAGGTGCCAACGAAACCAAAACAAAATTTATTTTCTGTCTCGGCAGGCCGGCAAATCCGATTATGCATATAAATGCACCTACTGTCTAGGACAGGTCTTGAACGTGTTTTGATCAAACTTAATAAGAACAAAACACGTTTATTATTTTTTAATCAACTACTTAATCAACAAAGGATCAACTTTAATACCAGGACCCATTGTTGATGATACACTGATGGATTTCAGATAAGTACCTTTGCTCGCTGCTGGTTTGAGAGAGACAATTTTATCAAGAAAGACAGTTACATTTTCCAGCAATTTTTCAGCGCCAAAGGAAATTTTACCAACAGGAACGTGAACGATACCGGCTTTTTCAACTCTGAAATCAATTTTACCGGCCTTCACTTCGTTAATGGCTTTGGCAAGTTCAAAGGTTACTGTACCGGTTTTTGCATTGGGCATCAACCCCCTAGGCCCAAGGACACGTCCAAGCTTACCGACGGTACCCATCATATCCGGCGTGGCAATCGCCTTATCGAACCCGAACCAGCCATCTTTAATCTTTTCAACGATCTCGTCGGTGGCAATGAAGTCAGCACCCGCATCAAGGGCTTCTTGTTCTTTTTCACCTTTGGCAAAAACCAGGACTTTAACCTCTTTACCCAGTCCATTTGGCAGAACAACGGTTCCACGAACCATCTGGTCTGCATGCCGAGGGTCAACCCCTAGCCTTACGGCGACATCAACCGTTTCGTCAAATTTTGCATAACTGGAAGATACAGCAATTTCCAGGGCATCTTTGGGTCCATACTGAACCGTTCTGTCCACTTTGCTCAGTGCTTCGTTATGTTTTTTACTCCGCTTAGGCATCTTAATCACTCTTATACTTGAAAGTTAAACGACTTCTATTCCCATGCTTCTGGCTGTACCCTCAATAATTCTGACGGCAGCATCAATATCCGAGGCATTCAGATCCGGTTTTTTGGTTTCTGCAATCGCAACAACCTGATCTTTTGTCACTTTGCCAACCTTATCACGATTCGGCTCCCCAGACCCCTTTGAAAGCTTGGCGGCAGCCAAAAGCAACCTTGACGCCGGCGGGGTTTTGGTGATAAAACTGAAGGAGCGATCCTGATACACAGTGATAACAACTGGAATAATCTGACCGTCATCATTTGCGGTTTTAGCGTTAAATGCTTTACAGAAATCCATGATATTGACACCGTGTTGCCCCAGAGCCGGACCAATTGGAGGAGACGGATTTGCCTTGCCGGCTGCAACCTGAAGCTTAATTTGTGTCATTACTTTTTTTGCCATTTTATAACTCCTGAAACTCTTTATTTACGACCCGACTAAATTTTGGTTACCTGTATAAAATTCAATTCGACTGGAGTAGCTCGCCCAAAGATGCTGACCAAGACTTTTACCTTTTCCTTGTCCGGCGACACGTCTTCTATAGTGCCGTTAAAATTAGAAAAGGGTCCGTCAACAACCCGCACATCATCACCCGGCTCAAAATAATATTTGGGCTGGGGTTTTTC
This window contains:
- the rpoB gene encoding DNA-directed RNA polymerase subunit beta → MAGSLLTNKRVRKEFGGKRKIIDIPDLIGMQRESFEGFLQRDVSPQDREEKGLHSVFKSVFPIKDFTDTSSLEYVSYSFGETKHSMQECISRGMTYDIPVNIRVRLVVYDHDKDTGVSTIRDIKEQEIYFGTIPLMTPRGTFIINGTERAVVSQLHRSSGVFFDHDKGKNYSSGKIIYNARIIPVRGSWIDMEIDAKDIVYIRIDRRRKFPVSILFKAFGYTGEDILDFFYTKEKILRKNGSYFREFIPDNLVRQRAGYDITSPETGEVVVKAGRIFTKRALKQLADEKLDFIPISEEELIGKSFASNFFLKSDDPEPLFKAGQAIAADTFELLEEKGIDSFEILYVDPRSSNCMRKTLVSDKIESKEEALMDIYRRLRPGNPATIEVAQDFIDHLFFRQAYYDLSKVGRLKMNHRLGVNTKIDVKTLRKEDVLLTAATLIELKDTQGQVDDIDHLGNRRVRAVGELLENHYRIGLVRMERAIKEKMSMQEVDAMMPHDLINPKPVSAVVREFFGTSQLSQFMDQTNPLSETTHKRRLSALGPGGLTRERAGFEVRDVHPSHYGRICPIETPEGPNIGLIVSLCTYARVNDFGFIETPFRVVTDGNASKTIQHLSAFEEKEHPIAQANAVLDAEGNFVNATVSARVAGEFEMVAPEEIKFMDVSPNQLVSVSASLIPFLENDDANRALMGSNMQRQAVPLIRSESPLVGTGMEAVVARDSGVTIVAECDGVVVDVDSKRIVVKNDDSDDPKFNKAVSIYNCTKFVRSNQNTCFNHRPIMQKGERVKKGQVIADGPSTELGELALGKNVTVAFMPWDGYNYEDSILVSERLVKDGVYTSVHVEEFEVLARDTKLGKEEITRDIPNVGEDALKNLDDSGIIRLGAEVKPGDILVGKITPKGETQLSPEEKLLRAIFGEKAGDVKDTSLCVPPGVHGKVIDAKVFSRRGLPKDDRTRQIEDEEIERFEKDRDDEIKIISDVGREKVESVLEGHTLYSDLERNGKVLVKAGTKVAPGVFVKVPVSVLVNVTVEDAVLTEKVQVVLEQAQDQIKKAREHFNRQVSRFEKGDDLPPGVLKLIKISVAMLRVLSVGDKMAGRHGNKGVVSRILRVEDLPYFADGRPVDMVLNPLGVPSRMNVGQILEIHLGRAAYALGQQIDEMLEEKRMDALRDKAKQVFSLTRKQKEGLVDDAIVRDIDDMDDEKFLEFISRYKNGVHTATPVFDGATEEEIKELISMSGSDPSGQSILYDGRTGRPFDKPVTVGTMYMLKLHHLVDDKLHARSIGPYSLVTQQPLGGKAQFGGQRLGEMEVWAMEAYGAAHALQEFLTVKSDDMTGRTRMYEKIVKGQNVLEPGMPESFRVLIKELNALGLDMNLIEGSK
- the rplL gene encoding 50S ribosomal protein L7/L12 — encoded protein: MADITKDDVIEFISNMSVLELSELIKELEDKFGVSAAAPVAFAAGAMPAGGDAGGAAAEEKTEFDVILEAAGDKKINVIKEVRAITGLGLKEAKALVEEAPKAVKEGIAKDEADKIKEQLEGAGAQVSVK
- the rplJ gene encoding 50S ribosomal protein L10, with product MLNISQKKELVEKLARDLGEAEISILVDYKGLTVSQVTELRAQLREAGAQMAVVKNTLMRLAAKGTGSEVLVDLFKGPNAIIMSKDDPVAPAKIVSEFLKTNEKLQLKGASLGGKFLSEEDVTQLAKMPSKEELLGKFVCTLNAVPTNFVNVLAGVPRSFLNVLNAVKDQKDAA
- the rplA gene encoding 50S ribosomal protein L1, translating into MPKRSKKHNEALSKVDRTVQYGPKDALEIAVSSSYAKFDETVDVAVRLGVDPRHADQMVRGTVVLPNGLGKEVKVLVFAKGEKEQEALDAGADFIATDEIVEKIKDGWFGFDKAIATPDMMGTVGKLGRVLGPRGLMPNAKTGTVTFELAKAINEVKAGKIDFRVEKAGIVHVPVGKISFGAEKLLENVTVFLDKIVSLKPAASKGTYLKSISVSSTMGPGIKVDPLLIK
- the rplK gene encoding 50S ribosomal protein L11 — its product is MAKKVMTQIKLQVAAGKANPSPPIGPALGQHGVNIMDFCKAFNAKTANDDGQIIPVVITVYQDRSFSFITKTPPASRLLLAAAKLSKGSGEPNRDKVGKVTKDQVVAIAETKKPDLNASDIDAAVRIIEGTARSMGIEVV